A window of Cryptomeria japonica chromosome 3, Sugi_1.0, whole genome shotgun sequence contains these coding sequences:
- the LOC131037825 gene encoding exocyst complex component SEC15A has protein sequence MQSKTKRRGVVENGDRGEELALASAISNGEDLGPIIRQAFEVGKPEALLHQLKQFGKRKEIEIEDLCKVHYEEFIHAVDELRGVLVDADELKNGLAEENYKLQEVGSALLVKLEELLESYAVKKNLTEAMQLSKICQQAMELCVKCNQHVMNDSYYPALKSLDLIERDFLQRIPVRALRQMLEKKIPAIKSHIEKKVSKEFNDWLVQIRVTAKEIGQLAIGQASSARQREEELRGRQRQAEEQSRSGVRDCVYALDTEDMEEDDSLLKIDLTPVYRAYHIHTCLGLQEQFQDYYFKNRQLQLNSDLQISSMQPFLESHQVFFAQIAGFFVVEDRILRTAGGLISTMQVEMIWDMAIAKMSSILEDQFSRMQTASHLLLIKDYVTLLGATLRRYGYQVDPLLDALDKNRDKYHELLLNECRKQINDVLANDKYEQMVMKKEYEYNMNVLAFRLQTSDIMPAFPYIAPFSATVPDCCRIVRSFIEDSVSYLSYGGHMDFYDIVKKYLDKLLINVLNEALLKLINISTLGVSHAMQIAANMTVLERACDFFTQHAAHLCGIPIRLAERSQAALAARSVLKNSQDAAHEAMLRLVKSKVDEFMLLTDNINWVPDEVPQNGNEYLNEVIIYLETLVSTAQQILPLDALNKVGSGVLKHISDRIVATLLQDNVKRFNMNAMLGIDSDLKVLEAFADERFHSTGLSELQGAISLKHCLAEARQLVNLLLSNQPESFMNPVIREKHYSALDYRKVAMISEKFRDAPERLFGSLGGRNSRHNAKKKSLDTLVKRLRDLN, from the coding sequence atgcagtCTAAAACGAAGAGGAGAGGTGTCGTAGAAAATGGGGATAGAGGGGAGGAATTAGCATTGGCTTCTGCAATCAGCAATGGGGAGGATTTGGGTCCTATCATTAGACAAGCATTTGAGGTGGGTAAGCCAGAAGCGCTTTTGCATCAACTCAAACAGTTTGGGAAGAGAAAGGAGATTGAAATAGAAGATTTGTGCAAGGTGCATTATGAAGAATTCATCCATGCTGTGGATGAGCTTCGTGGGGTTTTGGTAGATGCAGATGAATTGAAAAATGGTCTGGCTGAAGAAAATTACAAGCTCCAAGAGGTGGGTAGCGCCCTCCTGGTCAAACTCGAAGAGCTTCTGGAATCCTATGCAGTAAAGAAGAACTTAACCGAGGCAATGCAATTATCGAAAATATGTCAACAAGCCATGGAATTGTGTGTGAAATGTAATCAACATGTGATGAATGATAGCTATTATCCTGCTCTGAAGAGTTTAGACTTGATTGAGCGAGATTTCTTGCAAAGGATTCCAGTTAGGGCTCTTCGCCAGATGCTGGAGAAGAAGATCCCTGCTATCAAATCGCACATTGAGAAAAAGGTGAGCAAGGAATTCAACGATTGGCTTGTGCAGATTAGGGTTACTGCTAAGGAAATTGGCCAGTTAGCAATTGGGCAAGCCTCGTCTGCTCGGCAGAGAGAAGAGGAGCTTCGAGGCAGGCAAAGGCAAGCAGAGGAGCAGAGCAGATCAGGTGTTAGGGACTGTGTATATGCTTTAGATACAGAGGATATGGAAGAGGATGATTCTCTCTTGAAAATTGATCTTACTCCAGTTTACAGGGCATATCATATACACACTTGCCTTGGTCTCCAAGAACAGTTCCAGGATTACTATTTTAAGAATCGGCAGCTTCAGCTGAATTCAGATTTGCAAATCTCTTCTATGCAGCCCTTCCTTGAATCCCATCAAGTTTTCTTTGCACAGATTGCTGGGTTTTTTGTAGTTGAGGATCGTATTCTGAGGACAGCAGGAGGATTGATCTCCACTATGCAGGTAGAAATGATTTGGGACATGGCTATTGCAAAGATGAGTTCCATTTTGGAGGATCAGTTCTCACGGATGCAAACTGCGAGCCATCTTCTCTTGATCAAGGATTATGTTACTCTACTTGGTGCAACTTTAAGAAGATATGGCTACCAGGTGGATCCCCTGCTAGATGCTTTGGACAAGAACAGAGACAAATATCACGAGCTTCTTCTTAATGAATGTAGAAAACAGATAAATGATGTTCTGGCGAATGACAAATATGAGCAGATGGTGATGAAAAAGGAATACGAGTACAATATGAATGTGTTGGCATTTCGTCTGCAGACATCAGATATCATGCCTGCATTCCCCTATATTGCACCATTTTCTGCAACTGTACCTGATTGCTGTCGCATCGTGAGATCATTCATAGAGGATTCTGTCAGTTATCTGTCTTATGGTGGTCACATGGACTTCTATGACATTGTGAAGAAGTATCTGGACAAGCTTTTGATCAATGTTTTGAATGAAGCTCTCCTCAAGTTAATAAATATTTCCACACTGGGGGTATCTCATGCCATGCAAATTGCTGCCAATATGACAGTTTTGGAGCGAGCTTGTGATTTTTTTACGCAGCATGCTGCCCATCTTTGTGGCATTCCCATTCGTTTGGCAGAAAGGTCTCAAGCTGCATTGGCTGCTCGATCTGTCTTGAAGAACTCACAAGATGCTGCACATGAGGCAATGCTGAGGCTTGTCAAGTCTAAGGTGGATGAGTTCATGTTGCTGACAGACAACATCAACTGGGTCCCTGACGAAGTTCCACAAAATGGCAATGAGTATTTGAATGAGGTTATAATTTACTTGGAGACACTAGTGTCTACAGCACAGCAAATTTTACCTTTAGATGCCTTGAATAAGGTAGGCAGTGGTGTTTTGAAGCACATATCAGACCGCATTGTGGCTACATTACTGCAGGACAATGTCAAGCGATTCAACATGAATGCAATGCTTGGTATTGACAGTGATTTGAAAGTGCTGGAGGCCTTTGCTGATGAGAGATTCCACAGTACTGGCTTGAGTGAGCTGCAGGGTGCTATAAGTTTGAAGCACTGCTTGGCAGAAGCACGTCAGCTGGTTAATCTTTTATTAAGCAATCAACCGGAGAGCTTCATGAACCCTGTTATAAGGGAGAAACATTACAGTGCTTTGGATTACAGGAAGGTTGCAATGATTTCTGAGAAATTCAGAGATGCACCTGAAAGGCTCTTTGGAAGCTTGGGGGGTAGAAACTCAAGGCATAATGCTAAGAAGAAATCTTTGGATACATTGGTCAAGAGATTAAGGGATCTCAACTGA